A single genomic interval of Zingiber officinale cultivar Zhangliang chromosome 4A, Zo_v1.1, whole genome shotgun sequence harbors:
- the LOC121970792 gene encoding probable leucine-rich repeat receptor-like protein kinase At1g35710: MASSSSSSSSFSLIAFFLLLLLPECRCRTVKRDVKALNEIKASLGWRVVYAWVGDDPCGDGALPPWSGVTCSRQGDYRVVTELEVYAVSIVGPFPLAVTNLLDLTKLDLHNNKLTGPIPPQIGRLKRLKILNLRWNKLQDVIPSEIGELKRLTHLYLSFNNFKGEIPVELANLSELRYLYLHDNRLSGKVPPELGNLKNLRHLDVSDNHLSGTIRDIIHNGEGFPALRNLYVNNNQLTGELPDQISNLTDLEILYVSYNKMSGQVTPKIVEIPRLTYLYLDHNAFTGKLPDGLYKHPFLKELYIEDNQFKPGTKQKGTHKTIELSDTEFLF, encoded by the exons ATGGCAAGTTCGTCGTCCTCCTCCTCGAGCTTTTCGCTGATCGCTTTCTTCCTACTCCTCCTCCTGCCGGAATGCCGCTGTAGAACGGTGAAGAGAGATG TGAAAGCATTGAATGAGATCAAGGCATCACTTGGATGGAGAGTAGTCTATGCATGGGTGGGAGATGATCCTTGTGGAGATGGTGCTCTCCCCCCATGGTCTGGAGTTACATGTTCTCGACAAGGAGATTACAGGGTCGTGACTGAATT GGAAGTTTATGCAGTCTCAATAGTTGGTCCTTTTCCCTTGGCAGTTACAAATCTTTTGGATTTGACAAAACT GGACCTTCATAACAACAAATTGACTGGGCCCATCCCTCCTCAGATTGGCCGATTGAAACGTCTAAAAATACT GAACTTGAGATGGAATAAGCTGCAAGATGTCATTCCCTCTGAAATTGGTGAATTGAAGAGACTGACGCATTT GTATCTGAGCTTCAACAATTTTAAAGGGGAAATCCCTGTGGAGCTTGCAAATCTATCAGAACTTCGGTATCTCTATCTCCATGACAACCGACTCTCAGGAAAAGTTCCTCCAGAACTGGGAAATCTCAAGAACTTACGCCACCT GGATGTTAGTGACAACCACCTGTCTGGAACTATAAGGGATATAATCCATAATGGTGAGGGTTTCCCTGCTCTCCGCAACTT GTACGTCAATAATAACCAATTGACTGGAGAGTTACCtgatcaaatttcaaatttgaccGACCTGGAAATATT ATACGTATCATACAACAAAATGAGTGGGCAGGTGACTCCCAAAATCGTCGAAATTCCTAGATTAACCTACTT GTACCTGGATCATAATGCATTTACGGGTAAGCTACCAGATGGATTATACAAGCATCCGTTCTTGAAAGAACT GTATATTGAGGATAATCAATTCAAGCCTGGTACGAAGCAAAAGGGAACACACAAGACGATCGAACTGTCAGACACAGAATTTCTGTTTTAG